In Desulfomonile tiedjei, a single genomic region encodes these proteins:
- the maf gene encoding septum formation inhibitor Maf codes for MAIQKTSPDVDLILASGSPRRKFLMNSVGIRFRAVPSSIDESLIAGESPQESVQRLALAKAKEVSEQFLGKWVLGADTIVVIDGRILGKPADEKEARAMLARLAGRAHLVYTGYALVNSAFPAKDRVRYAESAVNIRDLSKQQIAGYVRTGEPMDKAGAYAIQGFGSAIVERISGSYTNVVGLPLCEVARDLQELGIFDFLA; via the coding sequence ATGGCCATTCAAAAAACTTCGCCGGACGTGGACCTTATACTTGCCTCGGGTTCCCCCAGGAGAAAATTCCTGATGAATTCCGTGGGCATCAGGTTCCGGGCCGTCCCGTCTTCTATTGATGAAAGCCTCATCGCCGGAGAATCTCCTCAGGAGAGTGTTCAGCGACTGGCTCTGGCCAAGGCCAAGGAGGTTTCGGAGCAGTTTCTTGGGAAATGGGTGCTGGGCGCGGATACCATTGTGGTAATTGACGGTCGGATTCTAGGGAAGCCGGCCGATGAAAAAGAAGCGCGCGCGATGCTGGCAAGGCTGGCCGGTCGAGCCCATTTGGTCTACACCGGGTACGCTCTGGTCAACTCCGCGTTCCCCGCGAAAGATCGGGTGCGGTACGCCGAATCCGCCGTGAATATAAGAGACCTCTCTAAGCAACAGATTGCGGGTTACGTACGGACCGGAGAGCCCATGGACAAGGCGGGAGCGTACGCCATACAAGGGTTCGGCTCGGCCATCGTGGAACGAATTTCAGGATCATACACCAACGTGGTGGGACTGCCGCTGTGCGAGGTAGCGCGTGACCTACAAGAATTGGGAATTTTTGACTTCTTGGCGTGA
- the rfaD gene encoding ADP-glyceromanno-heptose 6-epimerase has protein sequence MIIVTGGAGFIGSNIVKVLNEAGENRILIVDRLGKADKWKNLLDLNFLDYEHKDDFQAKLERGLFDSGIWAVFHMGACSSTTERDADYLMDNNYGFSRRLASRFAAKEGVRFIYASSAATYGDGSAGYSDEHHSVPDLRPLNGYGYSKQIFDLWALRTGFVKRSVGLKYFNVFGPNEYHKADMRSVAIRSYFQIKKSGKVKLFKSYRPEYKDGEQCRDFIYVRDAVKITLHFLEKPDINGIFNAGTGNPRNFNDLVGAVFSALGQSPNIEYIDMPPGLESRYQYHTRAETDKLRAAGYSEPFSSLEDAVRDYVSNYLEQDPRGETGED, from the coding sequence TTGATAATAGTAACGGGTGGTGCCGGATTCATTGGCAGCAATATCGTGAAGGTCTTAAATGAGGCCGGTGAGAACAGGATTCTGATCGTCGATCGCCTTGGAAAAGCCGATAAGTGGAAAAACCTTCTGGACCTGAATTTCCTTGACTACGAACATAAAGATGATTTCCAGGCCAAACTTGAAAGGGGACTGTTCGACAGCGGGATATGGGCTGTCTTCCATATGGGGGCGTGTAGTTCCACCACTGAAAGAGACGCGGACTACCTCATGGACAACAATTATGGGTTTTCTCGGAGGCTGGCATCGCGGTTCGCGGCCAAGGAAGGCGTTCGCTTCATATATGCGTCAAGCGCCGCCACTTACGGCGACGGCTCGGCCGGATATTCGGACGAACACCATTCCGTCCCTGATCTGCGCCCGTTGAACGGGTACGGCTACTCCAAGCAGATCTTCGATTTGTGGGCTTTGAGAACAGGATTTGTTAAACGGTCCGTGGGGTTGAAGTACTTCAACGTGTTCGGGCCTAACGAATACCATAAGGCCGACATGCGCAGCGTAGCGATCCGATCGTACTTTCAGATCAAGAAGTCCGGCAAGGTAAAACTTTTCAAGTCCTATCGGCCCGAATACAAAGATGGTGAACAATGCCGTGATTTCATCTATGTCAGGGACGCTGTGAAAATAACTCTCCACTTTCTCGAGAAACCTGACATCAACGGCATATTCAACGCGGGTACGGGGAATCCCAGGAACTTCAATGACCTGGTCGGTGCGGTCTTTTCCGCGCTGGGACAGAGCCCGAACATAGAATACATAGACATGCCTCCCGGGTTGGAAAGCCGCTATCAATACCACACTCGCGCGGAAACGGACAAATTGCGTGCCGCTGGATATTCCGAACCGTTCTCCTCTCTGGAAGACGCGGTTCGAGACTATGTTTCAAATTACTTGGAACAGGACCCAAGGGGCGAAACAGGAGAAGACTGA